A genomic region of Nostoc sp. UHCC 0702 contains the following coding sequences:
- a CDS encoding aromatic ring-hydroxylating dioxygenase subunit alpha — MLKNFWYACEFSSAVTNKPKQIVLLNQRFVLYRNQKGQVVALKDQCSHRGAALSMGWLENGCIRCPYHGWKFQADGQCIEIPSNPVETPIPKRATVDSYSVQEKYGFVWLFYGNLPEQERPPIPYLPEYEDPTMHPIYLEYQMKANYTRVIENALDPAHLYAVHANSFGAGFAQDPRVEDYVVEHEDWGISTKITYKNYTQPKNGVFKAFFRPARTQLNAKTTFYLPNITKIESDFGRGKMINYAVHIPVDFNTTISKRIQFRNFFTYSWADRLFIKFHQKVGLEDRVVTESQYPKLIPDTLSTEAHVPADALTLAYRQLRQKYLAMGWGLESNQSELHNCKPDVQNLIKLR, encoded by the coding sequence ATGTTAAAAAACTTCTGGTATGCTTGTGAATTTAGCTCAGCTGTCACCAACAAGCCCAAGCAAATTGTGCTGTTAAATCAAAGATTCGTCCTCTATCGTAATCAAAAAGGGCAAGTTGTAGCACTCAAAGACCAATGTTCTCATCGTGGTGCTGCATTATCTATGGGCTGGTTAGAAAACGGCTGTATCCGTTGTCCGTATCATGGATGGAAATTTCAAGCCGATGGGCAATGTATTGAAATACCCTCCAACCCAGTCGAAACACCTATCCCTAAAAGAGCTACTGTAGACAGCTATTCGGTGCAAGAAAAATATGGTTTTGTCTGGCTATTTTATGGAAATTTACCAGAACAAGAACGTCCGCCAATTCCTTATTTGCCAGAATACGAAGACCCAACAATGCATCCCATTTACTTGGAATATCAGATGAAAGCTAACTATACTAGAGTCATAGAGAACGCTCTCGATCCGGCTCATCTGTATGCAGTCCATGCTAATTCCTTCGGGGCGGGATTTGCACAAGATCCAAGAGTTGAAGACTATGTAGTTGAACATGAAGATTGGGGCATAAGTACCAAAATTACATATAAAAATTACACTCAGCCCAAGAATGGTGTATTTAAAGCCTTCTTTCGCCCAGCACGTACACAATTAAATGCCAAGACCACTTTTTACCTCCCTAACATAACTAAGATTGAGAGTGATTTTGGTCGTGGCAAAATGATCAATTATGCTGTCCATATTCCTGTTGATTTCAACACGACCATTAGTAAAAGAATTCAATTTCGCAATTTTTTTACCTATTCTTGGGCAGATAGATTATTTATCAAGTTTCACCAGAAAGTTGGGTTAGAAGATAGGGTAGTAACCGAGTCTCAATATCCCAAATTGATACCTGATACTCTATCAACTGAAGCCCATGTTCCTGCTGATGCTTTAACCCTTGCTTATCGTCAGCTTCGTCAAAAATATTTGGCTATGGGTTGGGGTTTGGAGTCTAACCAAAGTGAATTGCATAACTGTAAACCAGATGTACAAAACCTGATAAAACTTCGTTAA